The following proteins come from a genomic window of Streptomyces sp. Sge12:
- a CDS encoding DUF2461 family protein, protein MTFSGFPPSALRLYGDLAADNSKEAWRLRHRERYERDVRAPMDELAAELSTYVKESGFRESTGSGGPGGVQVLGPVRDTRMSHDKSPYKTYQGAYLDLLPCLGLWVHLDRHGLYASGRWYPYAGAEVARYRAAVEQEDGGAELAAIAGRLEAQGFVLGGDRLRSRPRGVPADHPRLGLLRHRKIDAGRRYGPDAGLHTARAGELVRETWQAVRPLLDWMAARELTPQPRERGVDVPS, encoded by the coding sequence GTGACCTTCAGCGGCTTCCCGCCCTCGGCACTGCGCCTGTACGGGGACCTCGCGGCCGACAACAGCAAGGAGGCGTGGCGACTGCGCCACCGCGAGCGGTACGAGCGCGACGTACGTGCGCCGATGGACGAGCTGGCCGCTGAACTGAGCACGTATGTCAAGGAGTCGGGCTTCAGGGAGTCGACCGGGTCGGGCGGGCCGGGCGGGGTGCAGGTGCTCGGCCCGGTCCGGGACACCCGGATGTCCCACGACAAGTCGCCGTACAAGACCTACCAGGGCGCCTATCTGGACCTGCTGCCCTGTCTGGGCCTGTGGGTCCACCTGGACCGGCACGGCCTGTACGCCTCCGGGCGGTGGTACCCGTACGCCGGGGCCGAGGTCGCCCGCTACCGCGCCGCCGTCGAGCAGGAGGACGGCGGCGCGGAGCTGGCCGCGATCGCGGGCCGGCTGGAGGCCCAGGGGTTCGTCCTGGGCGGCGACCGGCTCAGGTCCCGGCCGCGGGGGGTCCCGGCGGACCATCCGCGGCTGGGGCTGCTGCGCCACCGCAAGATCGACGCGGGCCGCCGCTACGGACCGGACGCGGGCCTGCACACGGCGCGCGCCGGGGAACTGGTGCGGGAGACCTGGCAGGCGGTGCGCCCCCTGTTGGACTGGATGGCGGCCCGCGAACTCACCCCACAGCCCCGCGAGCGAGGAGTTGACGTACCGTCATGA
- a CDS encoding GNAT family N-acetyltransferase — protein MSLEVRPATADLWDDIQQVLQPKKSAHTCWCMAWRLSTGDYGRLSADERGEHLRGLMEKADPPPGVLGFLDGEVAGWCNVAPRRQLDRLTSSKTITPVDDLPVWSVTCFVVRKEYRGKGVASGLLEGAVEHARANGAPAVEGYPVDPEGGRVNPTLAYVGTMDMFERAGFRRVHRTEAKSDKRHRWVMRRDLV, from the coding sequence ATGAGCTTAGAAGTACGGCCCGCCACGGCGGATCTGTGGGACGACATCCAGCAGGTGCTCCAGCCCAAGAAGAGCGCGCACACCTGCTGGTGCATGGCGTGGCGGCTGTCCACGGGAGACTACGGGCGGCTGAGCGCCGACGAGCGCGGCGAGCACCTGCGCGGCCTGATGGAGAAGGCCGATCCGCCGCCCGGGGTGCTGGGGTTCCTCGACGGCGAGGTGGCCGGCTGGTGCAACGTGGCGCCGCGCCGCCAACTCGACCGGCTGACCTCCTCGAAGACGATCACGCCGGTGGACGATCTGCCCGTGTGGTCGGTGACCTGCTTCGTGGTACGCAAGGAGTACCGCGGCAAGGGGGTCGCCTCCGGTCTGCTGGAGGGTGCCGTCGAGCACGCGCGCGCCAACGGCGCGCCCGCCGTCGAGGGGTATCCGGTGGACCCGGAGGGCGGCCGGGTGAACCCGACCCTCGCCTATGTCGGGACGATGGACATGTTCGAGCGGGCCGGCTTCCGCCGGGTCCACCGCACCGAGGCCAAGAGCGACAAGCGCCACCGCTGGGTCATGCGCCGCGACCTGGTCTGA
- a CDS encoding acyl-CoA dehydrogenase family protein: MTTKAVGGNGTGGGRGAPAVPERWREREDEDSLFRQLRLTVRQGLEVDGDTPAGAWEALTQVGAWEFALPIGQDGLDLGQAVIAMVCEEAGNAMQPVPLTDTLLALDLVAGLGPLAPGATDSLLDRVRTGELEIAVPGRLPDPRGTVPPGITWKPDGDTGAVVLTGVGGPFAAGVGPGALLVLAGGPDGPCVALVGLPTGGVEVRPLRDHGGGAVASAVFDEVRLPAEAVLLRGLAAEQALARVGLRAAVHQASLLAGITAAALTAVVSRIRGRQQFGQALVKHQGPRLRVAGLLARLDAVRWAVGDAARDLDEDRLTVGEAAGLIALTAETTLDVTRDAVHLHGASGLVRDGLVAGCYRRAAWEAMRCGRPAHLWDTAAHTP; this comes from the coding sequence GTGACGACAAAGGCGGTAGGCGGGAACGGCACCGGCGGCGGCCGGGGCGCTCCGGCGGTGCCCGAGCGGTGGCGGGAACGGGAGGACGAGGACTCGCTCTTCCGGCAGCTCCGGCTCACCGTCCGGCAGGGCCTGGAGGTCGACGGGGACACCCCCGCCGGGGCCTGGGAGGCGCTGACCCAGGTGGGCGCCTGGGAGTTCGCCCTCCCCATCGGCCAGGACGGCCTCGACCTCGGCCAGGCCGTCATCGCCATGGTCTGCGAGGAGGCGGGCAACGCGATGCAGCCCGTCCCGCTGACCGACACCCTCCTCGCCCTGGACCTGGTCGCCGGCCTCGGCCCCCTCGCCCCCGGGGCCACCGACAGCCTCCTGGACCGGGTGCGGACCGGGGAACTGGAGATCGCCGTGCCGGGCCGGCTGCCCGATCCGCGCGGCACCGTACCGCCCGGGATCACGTGGAAGCCGGACGGGGACACCGGCGCCGTCGTCCTCACCGGCGTGGGCGGCCCCTTCGCCGCCGGCGTCGGGCCCGGCGCCCTGCTCGTCCTCGCCGGCGGTCCCGACGGCCCGTGCGTGGCGCTCGTGGGCCTGCCCACCGGGGGAGTGGAGGTACGCCCGCTGCGCGACCACGGCGGCGGAGCCGTCGCCAGTGCCGTCTTCGACGAGGTGCGACTGCCGGCCGAGGCGGTGCTGCTGCGCGGCCTCGCCGCCGAACAGGCCCTCGCCCGGGTGGGTCTGCGCGCCGCCGTCCACCAGGCCTCGCTGCTGGCCGGGATCACCGCGGCCGCCCTGACCGCGGTCGTCTCCCGGATCCGCGGCCGGCAGCAGTTCGGCCAGGCCCTGGTCAAGCACCAGGGCCCCCGGCTGCGCGTGGCCGGCCTGCTGGCCCGCCTCGACGCCGTGCGCTGGGCCGTGGGCGACGCAGCCCGGGACCTGGACGAGGACCGGCTCACCGTGGGGGAGGCCGCCGGGCTGATCGCCCTCACGGCGGAGACCACGCTCGACGTGACACGTGACGCCGTCCACCTGCACGGCGCCTCGGGCCTGGTCCGGGACGGCCTGGTGGCGGGCTGCTACCGGCGCGCGGCCTGGGAAGCCATGCGCTGCGGGCGTCCGGCCCACCTGTGGGACACCGCGGCGCACACGCCCTGA
- a CDS encoding threonine aldolase family protein translates to MSIGSSETADLRSDTVTRPGPGMRAAMAAAEVGDDLFGEDPTVRALEDRLAGMFGFSGALFTPSGVMANQIALQLLVGPGEELVCDAEAHVLAHEEASPARYGGIQTRTVSAERGVITAELLAGVVRRGNPYTLGTRAVEVEQTHTRAGGTVHPLETLRAVRELTAGAGLAVHMDGARIWNAMAATGTAAREYGETADSLSVCLSKGLGAPVGSVLLLPVEQLSRARKLRHGLGGGMRQSGILAAAGLYALDHHVERIAEDHAHAALLAAGLRDAGFTVRPPETNIVIVEVARADEVVARAAQEGVLVTAPGPETVRLVTHLDAGHKVCRRALDVLAAVMTDVVTGVRNTAPAGHL, encoded by the coding sequence ATGAGCATCGGGAGTTCCGAGACCGCCGACCTGCGCAGCGACACGGTGACCCGGCCGGGTCCCGGGATGCGGGCGGCGATGGCCGCCGCGGAGGTCGGCGACGACCTGTTCGGGGAGGATCCGACCGTCCGCGCGCTGGAGGACCGGCTCGCCGGGATGTTCGGCTTCTCCGGCGCCCTGTTCACCCCGTCCGGGGTGATGGCCAACCAGATCGCCCTCCAGCTCCTCGTCGGCCCCGGCGAGGAGCTGGTGTGCGATGCCGAGGCGCACGTCCTGGCGCACGAGGAGGCCTCCCCGGCCCGCTACGGCGGGATCCAGACCCGCACGGTGTCGGCCGAGCGGGGGGTGATCACCGCGGAGCTGCTGGCCGGGGTGGTCCGGCGGGGGAACCCGTACACGCTCGGCACCCGCGCGGTGGAGGTCGAGCAGACCCACACCCGGGCCGGCGGTACGGTCCACCCCCTGGAGACGCTGCGCGCCGTACGGGAACTGACGGCCGGCGCGGGCCTGGCCGTGCACATGGACGGCGCCCGGATCTGGAACGCGATGGCCGCGACGGGAACGGCGGCGCGGGAGTACGGGGAGACCGCCGACTCGCTGTCCGTGTGCCTGTCGAAGGGGCTGGGCGCGCCCGTCGGGTCGGTCCTCCTGCTGCCGGTCGAACAGCTGTCGCGGGCCCGGAAGTTGCGGCACGGCCTGGGCGGCGGGATGCGCCAGTCGGGCATCCTGGCGGCTGCGGGACTGTACGCGCTGGACCACCACGTGGAGCGGATCGCCGAGGACCACGCCCACGCCGCTCTGCTGGCGGCGGGCCTGCGGGACGCGGGGTTCACCGTGCGCCCGCCGGAGACCAACATCGTCATCGTCGAGGTGGCCCGGGCCGACGAGGTCGTCGCACGGGCCGCGCAGGAGGGAGTACTGGTGACCGCGCCCGGCCCGGAGACGGTCCGGCTGGTCACTCATCTGGACGCAGGGCACAAGGTGTGCCGGCGCGCCCTGGACGTGCTGGCGGCCGTGATGACCGACGTCGTCACCGGGGTGCGGAACACCGCGCCCGCGGGACACCTGTAA
- the glyA gene encoding serine hydroxymethyltransferase has protein sequence MSLTLPAPVTEPELPAAPGTGPAPAPDLVDFAGHATTRLRERDATLYALLARESARQRDTLMMVAASSVADPSVLACEGSTLGNLTAEGFPGNRYHAGCGVADEIERLAIDRACAAFGAQDAIVQPHSGSSANLAVITALLGPGDSLLGLDLDCGGHLTHGSPASVTGRYYRAHGYRVTPEGLLDYDQIRELALEHRPKLIVCGASAYPRSIDFARFREIADEANAYLLADISHIAGLVAAGLHQSPVDHAHVTTTSTYKQLYGPRGGLILLGRDARKAGPERGTLAATLRRAVFPFTQGTPDLASVAAKARALDFVASPDFAELAKRLADGAQAIAERLSDRGFRLVTGGTDTHMVLLDLRGSGVTGDIAEQALEACGIVVNRNRVPGDTTPVRVTGGLRLGTNTLAARGMDHAVAAECADLVADVLVALRAQGGVLPDALRDRVRTRVSELCAAHPLPGYLP, from the coding sequence ATGAGTCTCACCCTGCCCGCGCCCGTCACCGAGCCGGAGCTGCCCGCGGCACCGGGCACCGGACCCGCGCCCGCGCCCGACCTGGTCGATTTCGCCGGGCACGCCACGACGCGGCTCAGAGAGCGCGACGCCACGCTGTACGCGCTGCTGGCCAGGGAGTCGGCGCGCCAGCGCGACACCCTGATGATGGTCGCGGCGTCCAGCGTCGCGGATCCCTCCGTACTGGCCTGCGAGGGCAGCACGCTCGGCAACCTGACCGCCGAGGGCTTCCCCGGGAACCGCTACCACGCGGGCTGCGGCGTCGCCGACGAGATCGAGCGCCTCGCGATCGACCGGGCGTGCGCGGCGTTCGGGGCCCAGGACGCGATCGTGCAGCCGCACTCCGGCTCCTCCGCGAACCTCGCCGTGATCACGGCGCTGCTCGGCCCGGGCGACAGCCTGCTCGGCCTGGACCTGGACTGCGGCGGCCACCTCACCCACGGCTCCCCCGCCTCGGTGACCGGCCGGTACTACCGCGCCCACGGCTACCGGGTGACGCCGGAGGGGCTGCTCGACTACGACCAGATCCGCGAGCTGGCCCTGGAGCACCGGCCGAAGCTGATCGTCTGCGGGGCGAGCGCCTACCCCCGCAGCATCGACTTCGCCCGCTTCCGGGAGATCGCGGACGAGGCCAACGCCTATCTGCTGGCCGACATCTCGCACATCGCGGGGCTGGTCGCCGCCGGCCTCCACCAGAGCCCCGTCGACCACGCCCATGTGACGACCACCAGCACCTACAAGCAGCTGTACGGCCCGCGCGGCGGGCTGATCCTGCTCGGCCGCGATGCCCGCAAGGCCGGGCCCGAGCGCGGCACCCTGGCCGCGACCCTGCGCCGCGCCGTGTTCCCCTTCACCCAGGGCACCCCCGACCTGGCGTCGGTGGCGGCCAAGGCGCGCGCCCTGGACTTCGTGGCGAGCCCCGACTTCGCCGAGCTCGCCAAGCGGCTCGCCGACGGCGCGCAGGCGATCGCCGAGCGCCTCTCGGACCGGGGGTTCCGGCTGGTCACCGGCGGTACGGACACCCACATGGTGCTGCTCGACCTGCGCGGCAGCGGCGTCACCGGGGACATCGCCGAACAGGCCCTGGAGGCCTGCGGGATCGTCGTCAACCGCAACCGGGTCCCGGGCGACACCACGCCGGTCCGGGTGACCGGCGGACTGCGGCTCGGCACCAACACGCTGGCCGCGCGCGGCATGGACCACGCGGTGGCCGCCGAGTGCGCCGACCTGGTCGCCGACGTCCTCGTGGCGCTGCGCGCGCAGGGCGGCGTACTGCCGGACGCACTGCGCGACCGGGTGCGCACCCGGGTCTCCGAACTGTGCGCCGCCCACCCCCTGCCGGGGTATCTGCCGTGA
- a CDS encoding acyl-CoA dehydrogenase family protein: MLTTEFYRAPADCGLVRSGADVPRTPMRALREDIHDILVSAPVAEARRTRDPRPIHRALGEQGLLAPQWPEEYGGRGISQVAAAVLVEELAMHDVPDLLHTLTVQIVGSTLLNVASPAMKARHLPGFAAGTAFGCVLFSEPQAGSDLNILSTRAVSDGRGGYKLYGTKVHSLFARLADYGLCLARGEDDAFSLFLVPLAQPGVTIRQIPGMGDDAFHEVTLDGVAVTADDVVGETGQGWAIVVKTLAFERTGLDYYVKALRWYRAAVERLEAHTDRLEAGQHDQIGLAKLNARLLAAGTLVRRVLTRLDRGELNEDEAAAAKWYTTELAAEVAWWAAELDGDRSMTLDDPEVDGVAHPLDAALREAPGMRISGGTAEMMLETLARLRLDSGAEVRP, from the coding sequence GTGCTCACCACCGAGTTCTACCGCGCGCCCGCGGACTGCGGGCTCGTACGGAGCGGGGCCGACGTGCCCCGCACCCCCATGCGGGCCCTGCGCGAGGACATCCACGACATCCTGGTCTCCGCTCCCGTGGCCGAGGCCCGGCGTACCCGCGACCCCCGCCCCATCCACCGGGCCCTGGGCGAACAGGGCCTCCTCGCGCCCCAGTGGCCCGAGGAGTACGGGGGCCGCGGCATCAGCCAGGTCGCGGCCGCCGTACTGGTCGAGGAACTGGCCATGCACGACGTACCCGACCTGCTGCACACCCTCACCGTGCAGATCGTCGGATCCACCCTGCTCAACGTCGCGAGCCCGGCGATGAAGGCCCGCCACCTGCCCGGCTTCGCGGCCGGCACCGCCTTCGGCTGCGTCCTGTTCAGCGAACCCCAGGCCGGTTCCGACCTCAACATCCTCTCCACCCGCGCCGTTTCCGACGGCCGGGGCGGCTACAAGCTGTACGGCACCAAGGTCCACTCGCTCTTCGCCCGGCTCGCCGACTACGGCCTGTGCCTGGCCCGCGGCGAGGACGACGCGTTCAGCCTGTTCCTCGTCCCCCTGGCCCAGCCGGGCGTCACCATCCGGCAGATCCCGGGCATGGGCGACGACGCCTTCCACGAGGTCACCCTCGACGGCGTGGCCGTCACCGCCGACGACGTGGTCGGCGAGACCGGCCAGGGCTGGGCGATCGTCGTCAAGACCCTCGCCTTCGAGCGCACCGGACTCGACTACTACGTCAAGGCGCTGCGCTGGTACCGGGCGGCCGTGGAACGGCTGGAGGCCCACACCGACCGGCTCGAGGCCGGCCAGCACGACCAGATCGGCCTGGCCAAGCTCAACGCCCGGCTGCTCGCGGCCGGCACGCTGGTCCGCCGCGTCCTCACCCGCCTCGACCGGGGCGAACTCAACGAGGACGAGGCCGCCGCCGCGAAGTGGTACACCACCGAACTCGCCGCCGAGGTGGCCTGGTGGGCCGCGGAACTCGACGGCGACCGCAGCATGACCCTCGACGACCCCGAGGTCGACGGGGTGGCACACCCACTCGACGCGGCGTTGCGCGAAGCCCCGGGGATGCGGATATCGGGCGGCACCGCCGAAATGATGCTGGAGACGCTGGCCCGGCTGCGTCTCGACTCAGGTGCGGAGGTACGGCCGTGA